CGGCGCAGGCCAGCAAGGCGGACATCGACCACTCGACAACGCCCTTGCAAACGACCCTGGAAATCCGCGATAAAGGAAACAATTGATCCGCTTTTTCGGGCAGCGACACCCTGAGGGCCGGCTCGTCCAGAACGACCCGGCATCCCGGAACGCCTTCGATATACAATGGCCTCATGGACGAGCCTCGTAAACGCTTCGATAGCGTCTTGCCAGCGCATAGCCGTATCGGCGCAGCAAGCGCCTCGCCGAACCCGCACGAGCCTCATAGAAGGCATAAAAGCGCTGCCGGCCGGCTTTATTCATCACGCAACGCCCTTTATCGTGGCTGAAATGCTCGGCCCGCAATTCCCGCTCGCGGAACAATTGCCATACCCATCCGTCCATCACAGGCCGCAAAGGCTCCATCAAGTCGCAAGCCAGCGATTCGCGACCGAAGCTCAGGTCGTGATAGAAACCCAGCATGGTGTCCAGGCCGACGATATGGCAGGCCCGCACGGCGTCATAATGCAGCAGTGTGTAGCCTAACGACAGGCAAGCGTTGACCGGATCGGGCGGCGGCCGCTTATTGCGCCCGGTAAAATTCAGTTCCGGCGCAAACAGCCGGGTAAAAGCAGCGAAGTAGGCGGCGGCCGCCGCGCCCTCCAGTCCCCGCAAAGTGCTGAGAGACGGCGCCTGCCGATCCTCGCGTAACTGGGCGAGAATGCCGTTCAAGGTAGTGGCGGCTCCCGTCAAGGGATAGCGTAGATCGGCTCGCGCCGCCAGTGCCTGCTTCAACAAACGGCGCTGGGAACGAACCTTGATCAACACCAGCCGGCGCGCCAACGGGATCCGCAGACCGTCTTCTATACTCGTGCGATATTGCCCCAATCGCCGAACGCCATCGCCGTGGGAACCTCCGGCCAGCATCGCCGTAGCCTCGGTATTGCGTCCGGATAGAATCACCAGCCCGATATTGCGTTCAGCCAATGCGCCCAGCACCCGGCTTTCGAGCTGCGCATTGCCTCGCAATACGATGCGCTCGAGCAAATGCAGCGGCACCGAGCCTTTCCGAATGCCGTCTTCATAAAGCGCCAATGCCTGGCCATCCAGCTTAATCCCGAGATTCTTGCGATCCAAATATAAACTACTCATCCGCTATCCCACATAAAAGAACGAACCGTCCTGAGGCAGTACCGCCTTGCCGAGCGTACGGATGTGCTTCACCCCCGCCAATCGCACCATGACAAAGCGGTCCTCCTCAGGGTTTATGACTTGAGCAATCTCTTCCAGCAGTTGCTCTTTTTCGACAACCGTCAAAAAACATTCGAACACCGACTTTTGTCCGCCCGAAGCATAACCGCGCAAAACATACAATGCCTTGCGCAGCCGCCGGTTACAGGAAATATCGTAAGCCGCCAGATAGAGTTGCCGTTTAGCCATGCGGATAAAGTAGCGGATTCTCGACCGAATGGCTGAGTTGGCAAGCTTGTCAGTTTACTAGCGAATAGCGAGTAAAAATCCCTTCTTTATGAGATACGTTATTCAAATAAAACAAAGGCAGATAAACTCCAATGCCGTTAAGTTAAGAAAGAATGGAGTCCAAAGCTTACTTTGGTCGATTTAGCGATCTTTCCAAAACAAGCTTTAGGCTCCACGCAAGACCCGCTCGACGCTCTTAACTTAATGGCATTGAGGTAAACTCTGCCCTACTTTATTTTTGATTAGGCGAGAAAATTGCCCCCGAATTATCGCTTTTTATTAATCCCGTTTGTATAGCTTAATCTCTTCCGAGCCAAACTCTACAAATACGCAAACGCCTCGGTATGCCGCCGGGGCGCGGCCGGTTGGGTGCGACTCCAAATCAACAGCTCTCGCCGCCAAGGCGCGTGGTTTGTATCAACACGCTATGTATGCGTAACTGAATCAATTGGTGGAAGGGGAATTGATTCAGTTACGACGAATTGTATCTCGACTAATTTGATTAGACCTGTCTCCGTCCATATCTCATCTTTAAGCATTCATCGATGTCGGACGCAATCATGAAAGGGTTTCCAGGTGACCCTCAATTTACCGCCGATTGCTCTGCTACTAACCGACATTCATATTTGTCATTCTCAAAATCTTGTGCATTTTTTGTATCATGCATATAGAGCGATTTAGCGCATCCTATCGTAGTTATTGATGACAATATAACTACAAAATTTTTCTTATTCATTTTTATTTAGATAAAATTTTTGTTAATTTTCGAATCTTGTGCTGTACATAATTTTTCCGGATTATCCTTAGCCGACAATTTCTCGAAGCAAAGCAAAAACGCCGATCGTGTCGGTGGTTAGAGAAATAAGACGGTAAATATTGGTTTCTATCATGCTATTTTCCATTTTTGTATAAGAAAACAGCATGATAACTCCAGGCTACAGGATACTCATTGGTGAATTACTTTGGTAATGATGCGCTTTTTGGCATCAGCGTGACGCTTACTTGATCGTCCAAGTTCCACATGGCGCCAGTGATCGGATCGACAATCAGCAACCCTACAAGGCCACCGAAAATGAGATTACCAGGATACATCCAGCTCAACCCTGATTCGATTGATGTCGATTGACTGACATATCCTTGACGATCAAACTCCACATTATAATTTTCGCCATCGAAATAACCATTGCCACGTTTTAGTGAAATAGTTTGTGGTGTTACTCCGCGCATCACTATCTCACCATCTTCATTTTTGACAGTGAAATCTACACGATCCGGATAACTGCCGACTTTTACTTCGTCAGTGGCGCCGTGAATAATGCTGGCACAGCCAGACGTAAGTGCAGCGATAGCAATGGTTGAAAATAAGGTCTTCTTCATGCTTTTTCTCTTGGTTAGTGACTTTTGATTGAAATATCAAACGATCAGTCCATTATCGTCATCCAGACATCCATTGTTTTAATCCCTTCTTATAATAAGGTCTGATATTTAAATTTTAATAAGCTGACAAGCTTGTCACCACAGACTGCCTTAATTCTTTCTTTATAAAGTCTGTTATTCAAATTGCACGAATATCAGAGAAGAGACGGAAGCTGAAGGTCTTGATTCCTTCTTTATAAGGTCTGTTATTCAAATAAAAATCAATAATATTGATGGAAAAACGTCTGCAGTCTTAACAAATAATGAGAAACTTCCCCGGGTCTGCCGGGGAGACAGCAAAAGTTTGACATTCAGCGGAGCTCATCAGGAAACTCGGCATCGTGAACCGCCAAGTACACGATAGAGGAGAACCCGCTGGACAAGAACGAAAGCGTAAGTCACTCCCGCTGGGAGTGCAAATATCATGGGGTATTGATCCCGAAATATCGGCGACGGACTTTAGAGGACCTCTAAAGATACAGGAATCAACTGATTTGAGGCCTAAAACGTCCTCAAAAATGGATTTTCCTAGTCTCTCTTTTTTAATTTAGGGCTTTATCAGCCCGGCTTGGCGTCATCAAGACACAGCAACCCTCTGCAGGGTGCAAAATCGCTGCATGTTGTAAACCAGATTCATGAAGCCGATGCGCACTTCGATAGGCCATGCTCTCTTTTGAAATGTGGGCCGAGGATTGTCCAGAACTACCCGGATAACAGCCTCTGGCGGATAGTACTCATCGAATCGCTTGAGTAACGCAATAAACTCCCAACTACGATGCCGATCCTCTACATTAGCCATGATATGCCCCGAGTGTAGATCGATTCCAGCCAGCATTGACACGGTGCCGAGCCGACTATATGTCTAGTCCCGAGTTTAAATGGTGTAACCTATTCCCAACTGAAAGAGGAAAAACGATGGGGCAAGTACTCCACGGAACAGCCACGACCACGCACGTTGTCCGAGAAAAAATTCAAGACTCTCAAGAAAGTCTCGTCAAACTCGCCAAGTGCTACGGGATCAACCCCAAAACTGTCCAGAAGTGGCGGAAGCGGGAGTCGGTCGAAGACCTCAAGTGCGGCAGCAAACCCGGCCAAGGCAGCGTGCTGACCGCGGTGGACGTCGAAACCCGGCGTAAGACCTTATTGCCCTTGGATGACTTGTACGATCTGTTGCTGCCGCAGATACCGGCACTGACCCGCTCCAACCTGCACCGCTGCCTGCAACGCCACGGTGTCAGCCGCTTGGCCGACCTGTTGCCGGACGAGGAAAAGACCACCACCCGGACGTTCAAAACCTACGCACCGGGCTTTCTCCACCTCGACACGGCCCAAATCAACTTGGGCAAAGACAAGGAGTACCTGTTCGTTGCCATCGACCGCGCCACCCGCTACGTCTATCTAGAGCTGCACGACAACAAGCGCATGGAGACCGCTACCGCCTTTCTGGAAAACGCCCTGGCACAATATCCGTTCAAGGTCGAAAAGCTGCTCACCGACAACGGCATCGAGTTCAGCTATAACCCCTTGCCCGACGCCAAGAAGCCCAAGGACAAGGAACATCCGTTCGTTGCGCTGTGCAAGGCCCAACAGATCGAACACCGCACCACCCTGGTCAAGCACCCGTGGACGAACGGCAGGGCCGAGGCGATGAACAAAAAGGTCAAGGCCAACACGACCCAACGTTTCCACTATGACAATGTGGACGCGCTCAAAACCCATCTCTACCACTACCTGCTAAATTACAACTTCAACCTCAAATTACGGGCCCTAGGCCGTAAGACACCCTTTGAGGCCATCCTGCAATGGTAGGATAAGCAGCCGGATATCTTTGTTGTAAATCCTAACCAGTTAAATGTGGGACTGAACAACTAGTAGGTATACCTAATAAAGCGGCGTCATCAGTCCGTTGCTGGCCAATCTCTATTTGCACCATGTATTCGACAAGTGGATGCAGCGAAATCACGCCGGAAAGCCATTCGAGCACTACGCTGATGACTGTATCATCCATTGCAAAACTGAAAAAGAGGCGCAATGCGTGATTTCGTGCATTGGCAAATCCCCTTCGCTGGAATGACGGGACGATAGGAGCGGTATGAATCGGGAGATTCACGTACCGTTGCGTGAGAGCCTGAAGGTGTGATTCCTTTGGGCTACTCGTCCCCCTACCAGTTTCCTGATTATTGAAGGGGGAACGGCAAAAAATCAGTCCATTTGCGTTCACCCGCCGCCGAATCAGCATCCGGTAAATCCGCACTGCCCCATCCCCCTCCCAAGGCTTTGACGAGTTGCACAGCATAAATCAACCGCTGTCCGAACACAGTCACCGCCGACTTCCGATTGTTCAGTGCGGCAGCTTGAGCGATCATCACATTCGAATAACCGACCGTGCCGGCCTTGTATTGGTTTTCGGTAATCGTCAAAGCGGATTCCGCGGCTCGTACGGCTTTGTCCTGCACATGAGATTCTTCTTCCAGGGTGCGCAACGCCGACAAACTGTCCTCCACTTCCTGAAAACCGGTCAGAACGCTTTGCCGGTATTGGGCGACGCTGGCATCGAAAGCATCGATGGCCTGTTTGAGTTGAGCCGAATGCGCGCCGCCGTCCAATAGGGTCCAGGCCGCCGCAGCCGGTCCCAGCGCCCAATAACGGGTGGCCATCGAGAACAATTTCGAGAGATTCGCGGTTTGAAAGCCGTTGGTGGCCGACAAGGTCAAAGTAGGAAAATAAGCGGCTTTGGCCACGCCGATTTTAGCGTTGGTGGCCGCCATCGAACGTTCCGCGCTGGCGATGTCCGGCCGGCGTTCCAATACCGCCGACGGCACCGCGACCGGAATCGTCGGCAGCCTGGTCGTTAAAGCGCCCTGCCCGATATCCAATTCGGCAGGCGATTTGCCGACCAGCACCGCGAGCGCATGTTCCATTTGCGAGCGCATCACCTCCACATCGACCGCTTGCGCTCTTGCGGATTCCAGTTGCGCTTCGGCCTGTACCACGTCGCTAAGGGCCGCTACGCCCACCGCGTAACGGTTGCGGGTGATCTCCAGGGTTTTCCGATAGGCCGCCACGGTCTGATTCAGTAATTGCCGCTGGGCATCCAGCGCCCGCAACTGGAAATAATCCTGCGCCAGCGTCGCCTGCGTCGACAAACACAAAGCCTGCAAGGTAGCGGCACTGGCCTGAGCGCTGCCGACGTTGGCTTCCACCTGGCGGCGCACGCTCCCCCACAGGTCCGGCTCCCAGGAAATATTCAGAGCCGTACCGAACAAATAACGAACACCGGAAACCGCCACATTCTGACCGGTGGCCGCTCTAAACCGATTGACCGTGGCGGCAACGCCGCCGGTCGGCAAATACGCAGCCAATGCCGTTTGCACCAAATGTTGCGCTTGCCGATATTGCGCTTCCGCGGCCGCCAGGGTTTGATTATTGTCCACCACTTGCTCTTCCAGAGCGTTCAGTTGGGGATCGCCGAACATTTCCCACCATTTGCCGGGCAACCGGTCGTCCTTGGGCTGCGCTTGTTGCCAGCCTTGCAGCTCCTTGAAGGCGACCGGCACTTGCACCTTGGGCTTCACGTAATCCGGCCCCATCATGCATCCTTCAACGGTCGCGGCCATGACGGCGTAAAAAAGCAAGTTGGCGAAACGAATCTGCATACGTTGTCCTAACGTGAAACCCTATCGCCCGGCCGGGCGGACGACTTCTTGAAAAACCGGCGTCCCCACATGCTCAACCTATCCAAATAAAGATAGACGACCGGCGTGGTGTACAAAGTCAGCAATTGGCTGACCAGCAAGCCGCCGACGATGGAAATACCCAACGGCTGACGCAACTCCGCGCCGTATCCGGACGCCAGCGCAAGCGGCAAGGCGCCGAGCATGGCCGCCATCGTGGTCATCATGATAGGCCGGAAGCGCAGCAAACAGGCCTGAAAAATGGCCTCCTCGCTGCTTAGGCCCCGTTCGCGTTCGGCTTCCAACGCAAAATCGATCATCATGATGGCGTTTTTCTTGACGATGCCGATCAACAGAATCACGCCGATCAAGGCGATGATGCTGAACTCGGTACCGCAGATCATCAATGCCAAAAGCGCGCCCATGCCGGCCGACGGCAGGGTCGACAGAATGGTCAGAGGATGGACGTAACTTTCGTACAGCATGCCCAGCACGATGTAAATCGTGACCAATGCCGCCAGAATCAACCAAGGCTGGTCGCGCAACGACTCCTGAAACGCTTTGGCGGCGCCCTGAAAACTGCCGCGCACGGTGCCCGGCACGCCGATTTCGCTCATCGTCGCTTGTATTACTTGGGTGGCGTCGGACAGCGACGCGCCCGGCTTCAAATTGAACGAGATCGTCGCCGCCGCAAACTGGCCCTGATGGTTGACGGTCAAAGGCGCGTGGGTTGGCCGAAAGTCGGCAATGGCGGTCACCGGAATCTGCTTGGCGCCGTTCTGTCCGCTGCCAGTCACATAAAGCTGCCGAAGGATTTGCGGATCGTGCCAATACTCGGGTGCCAACTCCATGACCACGTGGTATTGGTTGAGCGGATTGTAAATGACCGACACCTGCCGCTGTCCGAAAGCATTATTTAAAGCCGCGTCCACTGCCGCTTGGGTGACACCGTACCGGGCCGCCTTGTCGCGGTCGACCTGTAACGAAATCTGCTGCCCCTTATCCTGTTGGTCCGTGTTGACATCGACCAATTTCGATTTATTTTGCAGGGCGGCGACGATTTTCGGCGTCCATTCGCGCAGATCCGCAAGATTTTCCGAGCGCAGGGTAAATTCATACAAAGACGCCGACGTCCGTCCGCCGATACGCAGATCCTGGACCGGCTGCAAAAACAAATCGGCGCCCGGTTCATCGGACAATTGCTTGCGCAGGCGCTGCATGGTTTTGCCGATGGATTCGCTGCGCTGCTCGGGGGACTTCAACTCCACGAACATCCGCGCGCTGTTGATGTTTTGCCCGCCGCCCGCGAAGCCGACCACGGAAACGACAGTCGAATCCTTTTGTAGAATCCCGGCGAAATCCAGCAGCTTTTTCTTCATCGCTTGAAAGGAAATCGCCTGGTCCGCCACAATGCTGCCGGCCAGGCGGCCGTTATCCTGCACCGGAAAAAAGCCTTTGGGCACCTTGATATAGAGATAAACGTTCAAACCGATGCACGCCAATAAAATCAGCATCATCCACGGCGCATGGCGCAAGGCCCAGCGCAAGCTGGACCGGTAGCCGCGGTGAAAAAACAAGAATCCGCTTTCGATGGCTTGCGAGAGCCGGCCCGGCGTATGGCGATCGGTTTGCAGCCAACGCGCGCACAGCATCGGCGTGACGGTCAGCGAAACGACCAGGGACACCAGGACTGCGGCGGAAAGCGTCACCGCAAACTCGCGGAACAGCCGTCCTACGATCCCTCCCATCAACAGAATCGGAATGAACACGGCAATCAGCGACAAACTCATCGACAGGACGGTGAACCCTACGTCTTTTGCGCCGATCAAGGCGGCCGCATACGGCGGCTGTCCTTCTTCGATATGCCGGCTGATGTTTTCCAGCACGACGATGGCATCGTCCACCACGAAACCGGTGGCGATGGTCAATGCCATCAACGACAGATTGTCCAGGCTGTAATCGCATAAATACATCACCGCGCAGGCGCCGATCAAGGACACCGGAACCGCAATCACCGGAATCAGGGCCGAGCGTAGGCGGCGAAGAAAGAGCAGAATGACCATGATCACCAAGGCGATCGCGATCAGCAGGCTGTGTTCCACCTCGTCGACCGAGGCGCGGATGGTCAGCGAGCGGTCCACCACAACCGACAAATCGATGGTGCTGGGTATCATGGCCGCAAGCTGAGGGAGCGTGGCTTGGACCTGTTCCACGGTTTCGAGGATATTGGCGCCGGGCTGTTTGAATAGGATCAACAACACGGAGGGTTTACCGTTCTTTACGCCGGCGTTGCGCAAGTCTTCCACCGAGTCGACCGCTTCGCCCAGATCGGAAATCCGGACCGGGGCGCCGTTGCGGTAGGCCACGATCAAAGGATTATATTCCTCGGCCCGTTTCGCCTGGTCGTTAGTCTGGATTTGCCACTGGCGGTCTCCAACGGCAAGGCTGCCTTTCGGCCGGTTGGTATTGGCGGCTGTGATGGTGCTGCGCACATCCTCGAGGCTGAGGTCGTATTTTGCCAGTAAATAAGGATTCAGCTCCACCCTCACCGCCGGCAGCGAACTGCCGCCCACCGCCACCTGGCCGATACCGGGGATTTGCGCTATTTTTTGCGCCAAAACGGTCGATGCCGCGTCGTACATTTGGCCTCGGCTCAACACCTCGGAGGTCAGGGCCAGGATCAAAATCGGCGAATCGGAAGGATTGACCTTGCGGTATTTCGGACGGTTGGGCAAATTGGTGGGCAAAAGACTGCCGGCGGCATTGATGGCCGACTGCACGTCGCGCGCCGCGCCGTCGATATCGCGGTTCAAATCGAATTGTAAGGTAATGGTGGTCGAACCCAGCGAACTGGCGGACGTCATTTCGGTAATGCCGGCAATCCGCCCCAGCGATCGCTCCAACGGCGCGGCGACCGTGGCCGCCATAGTTTCGGGACTCGCGCCCGGCAAGCCGGCCGAAACGGAAATGGTCGGAAAATCCACTTGCGGCAATGGCGCTACCGGCAACTGCAGGAAAGCGACGGTGCCGGCCAACGCCAAACCGATGGTCAATAAGGTCGTCGCTACCGGCCGTTGGATAAAGAGCGCCGACGGATTCATACGGGCTCGCCCTTGCCGACCGTATGGCGCAAACGGCTTGCCGCCCTGTCCAACGCAAGATAGATGACCGGCGTGGTATACAAAGTCAAAAGCTGGCTGAACAATAATCCACCGACCATCGTAATACCCAGAGGATGGCGCAATTCCGATCCGACGCCACCGCCGAGCATCAGCGGTAAGGCGCCGAGCATCGCGGCCATCGTGGTCATCAGAATCGGCCGGAACCGCAGCAGGCAGGCTTGATAAATGGCTTCCCGCGGCGGCAACCCCTGTTTGCGTTCGGCCTCCAGCGCAAAGTCGATCATCATGATGGCGTTTTTCTTGACGATGCCGATCAACAGGATGATGCCGATCACGCCGATAATGCCCAGATCCATATCGGCCGCCATCAACGCCAGCAAAGCGCCGACCCCGGCCGACGGCAGGGTCGACAAAATGGTTAAAGGATGGATGTAGCTTTCGTACAAGACGCCGAGCACGATATAGACGGTCACGATCGCGGCCAGAATCAGCCACAGGGTATTGGTCAACGAAGCGCTGAAAGCCAGCGCGGCGCCTTGATAGGCCGTCTGCAGGCTCAACGGGAGGCCGATCTGCCGTTTGGCGGACTCTATCGCATCCACCGCCTCGCCCAGCGCAACACCGGGCGCCAGATTGAAAGAAATGGTTGCGGCAGGAAATTGATCCAGATGACCGATTGCCAGGGGCGCCGTCCGCTCCGACACATCGGCCAGCGCGGAGAGCGGCACCTGTGCTCCATTACTGCCAGGCACGCGTAATTCGCCGATGGCTTCCAAGCCGGCTTGACGGTCGGATTCGATTTCGAGTACGACACGGTACTGGTTGGACTGGGTGAAGATGGTCGATACCAACCGTTGGCCATAGGCGTTATACAAGGTATTGTCTACGG
The genomic region above belongs to Methylomicrobium agile and contains:
- the cas2 gene encoding CRISPR-associated endonuclease Cas2, encoding MAKRQLYLAAYDISCNRRLRKALYVLRGYASGGQKSVFECFLTVVEKEQLLEEIAQVINPEEDRFVMVRLAGVKHIRTLGKAVLPQDGSFFYVG
- a CDS encoding DDE-type integrase/transposase/recombinase codes for the protein MGQVLHGTATTTHVVREKIQDSQESLVKLAKCYGINPKTVQKWRKRESVEDLKCGSKPGQGSVLTAVDVETRRKTLLPLDDLYDLLLPQIPALTRSNLHRCLQRHGVSRLADLLPDEEKTTTRTFKTYAPGFLHLDTAQINLGKDKEYLFVAIDRATRYVYLELHDNKRMETATAFLENALAQYPFKVEKLLTDNGIEFSYNPLPDAKKPKDKEHPFVALCKAQQIEHRTTLVKHPWTNGRAEAMNKKVKANTTQRFHYDNVDALKTHLYHYLLNYNFNLKLRALGRKTPFEAILQW
- the cas1 gene encoding CRISPR-associated endonuclease Cas1, translated to MSSLYLDRKNLGIKLDGQALALYEDGIRKGSVPLHLLERIVLRGNAQLESRVLGALAERNIGLVILSGRNTEATAMLAGGSHGDGVRRLGQYRTSIEDGLRIPLARRLVLIKVRSQRRLLKQALAARADLRYPLTGAATTLNGILAQLREDRQAPSLSTLRGLEGAAAAAYFAAFTRLFAPELNFTGRNKRPPPDPVNACLSLGYTLLHYDAVRACHIVGLDTMLGFYHDLSFGRESLACDLMEPLRPVMDGWVWQLFRERELRAEHFSHDKGRCVMNKAGRQRFYAFYEARAGSARRLLRRYGYALARRYRSVYEARP
- a CDS encoding multidrug efflux RND transporter permease subunit; the encoded protein is MNPSALFIQRPVATTLLTIGLALAGTVAFLQLPVAPLPQVDFPTISVSAGLPGASPETMAATVAAPLERSLGRIAGITEMTSASSLGSTTITLQFDLNRDIDGAARDVQSAINAAGSLLPTNLPNRPKYRKVNPSDSPILILALTSEVLSRGQMYDAASTVLAQKIAQIPGIGQVAVGGSSLPAVRVELNPYLLAKYDLSLEDVRSTITAANTNRPKGSLAVGDRQWQIQTNDQAKRAEEYNPLIVAYRNGAPVRISDLGEAVDSVEDLRNAGVKNGKPSVLLILFKQPGANILETVEQVQATLPQLAAMIPSTIDLSVVVDRSLTIRASVDEVEHSLLIAIALVIMVILLFLRRLRSALIPVIAVPVSLIGACAVMYLCDYSLDNLSLMALTIATGFVVDDAIVVLENISRHIEEGQPPYAAALIGAKDVGFTVLSMSLSLIAVFIPILLMGGIVGRLFREFAVTLSAAVLVSLVVSLTVTPMLCARWLQTDRHTPGRLSQAIESGFLFFHRGYRSSLRWALRHAPWMMLILLACIGLNVYLYIKVPKGFFPVQDNGRLAGSIVADQAISFQAMKKKLLDFAGILQKDSTVVSVVGFAGGGQNINSARMFVELKSPEQRSESIGKTMQRLRKQLSDEPGADLFLQPVQDLRIGGRTSASLYEFTLRSENLADLREWTPKIVAALQNKSKLVDVNTDQQDKGQQISLQVDRDKAARYGVTQAAVDAALNNAFGQRQVSVIYNPLNQYHVVMELAPEYWHDPQILRQLYVTGSGQNGAKQIPVTAIADFRPTHAPLTVNHQGQFAAATISFNLKPGASLSDATQVIQATMSEIGVPGTVRGSFQGAAKAFQESLRDQPWLILAALVTIYIVLGMLYESYVHPLTILSTLPSAGMGALLALMICGTEFSIIALIGVILLIGIVKKNAIMMIDFALEAERERGLSSEEAIFQACLLRFRPIMMTTMAAMLGALPLALASGYGAELRQPLGISIVGGLLVSQLLTLYTTPVVYLYLDRLSMWGRRFFKKSSARPGDRVSR
- a CDS encoding efflux transporter outer membrane subunit; protein product: MQIRFANLLFYAVMAATVEGCMMGPDYVKPKVQVPVAFKELQGWQQAQPKDDRLPGKWWEMFGDPQLNALEEQVVDNNQTLAAAEAQYRQAQHLVQTALAAYLPTGGVAATVNRFRAATGQNVAVSGVRYLFGTALNISWEPDLWGSVRRQVEANVGSAQASAATLQALCLSTQATLAQDYFQLRALDAQRQLLNQTVAAYRKTLEITRNRYAVGVAALSDVVQAEAQLESARAQAVDVEVMRSQMEHALAVLVGKSPAELDIGQGALTTRLPTIPVAVPSAVLERRPDIASAERSMAATNAKIGVAKAAYFPTLTLSATNGFQTANLSKLFSMATRYWALGPAAAAWTLLDGGAHSAQLKQAIDAFDASVAQYRQSVLTGFQEVEDSLSALRTLEEESHVQDKAVRAAESALTITENQYKAGTVGYSNVMIAQAAALNNRKSAVTVFGQRLIYAVQLVKALGGGWGSADLPDADSAAGERKWTDFLPFPLQ